A stretch of Kaistella flava (ex Peng et al. 2021) DNA encodes these proteins:
- the secA gene encoding preprotein translocase subunit SecA → MGFIDNVLKGFLGDKNVTDLKEVKKVLNKIKAVEPKIGELSDDGLRAKTAEFKEKLKTATAGITTQIEETKEQIKNSTNVDEKEALFSKIETLKKDSYQIEEKVLNEILPEAFALVKETARRLAQNGEIRVTATDLDREFAATKDFIELDGDTAVWKNKWDAAGTPIVWDMVHYDVQFIGGVVLHSGKIAEMATGEGKTLVGTLPIYLNALPGRGVHVVTVNDYLAKRDSLWMGPIYQFHGMTIDCIDNHQPNSDARRKAYQSSITYGTNNEFGFDYLRDNMVTSPSELVQGELNFAIVDEVDSVLVDDARTPLIISGPVPQGDRQEFDTLKPSADRIVEIQKKTVSAIFHEAKKLIANGNTKEGGFKLLQAYRGLPKNRQLIKYLSESGHKSLLQKVEGQYMQDNNKDMPIVDKDLYFVIDEKNNQIDLTDKGVEYMSAGNEDKDFFVLNDIGTEIAEIEAKNLTKEEEFEAKEKVFGEFAVKSERVHTLSQLLKAYTLFEKDDEYVVIDGEVKIVDEQTGRIMEGRRYSDGLHQAIEAKENVKIEAATQTFATVTLQNYFRMYNKLAGMTGTAETEAGELWEIYKLDVVVIPTNRPIQRDDRQDLVYKTNREKYNAVIEEVERLTSAGRPVLVGTTSVEISQLLSKALQLRKIQHNVLNAKLHAREAEIVAMAGGPGVVTIATNMAGRGTDIKLQGEVKKNGGLAIVGTERHDSRRVDRQLRGRAGRQGDPGSSQFYVSLEDNLMRLFGSERIAKMMDRMGHKEGEVIQHGMISKSIERAQKKVEENNFGIRKKLLEYDDVMNKQRDVIYKRRKNALFGDHLKYDISNMIYDVSQSIVTKGKLEGDYKEFEYEIIKYFTMEAPVTESEFKTKQVPELTEILFKAASEDYKMKLNLLKEKSFPIIENVFQNQGSMFKMIQVPFTDGIKTMTIVTDLKEAHDTQCDSLINDFEKNISLAIIDENWKLHLREMDDLRRSSQGAVYEQKDPLVIYKQESFYLFTEMVERVNKEIVSFLYKGEIPA, encoded by the coding sequence ATGGGATTTATAGACAATGTTCTTAAAGGTTTTCTTGGTGACAAAAATGTTACTGACCTCAAGGAAGTAAAAAAAGTTTTAAATAAAATAAAAGCAGTAGAACCAAAAATTGGAGAATTATCCGATGATGGATTACGTGCAAAAACTGCTGAGTTTAAAGAGAAATTAAAAACTGCCACTGCTGGTATTACGACGCAGATTGAGGAGACCAAAGAACAAATCAAGAATTCTACTAACGTTGATGAGAAAGAAGCACTCTTTTCTAAGATCGAAACTTTGAAAAAAGACTCTTATCAAATCGAGGAAAAAGTTCTTAACGAAATTCTTCCTGAAGCTTTCGCTCTTGTAAAAGAAACTGCTCGCAGATTGGCGCAGAACGGAGAAATTCGTGTTACTGCAACTGATTTAGACAGAGAGTTTGCTGCTACAAAAGATTTTATTGAACTAGACGGCGATACCGCAGTTTGGAAAAACAAGTGGGACGCAGCTGGTACACCAATCGTTTGGGACATGGTTCATTACGATGTACAGTTCATCGGTGGAGTTGTATTGCACAGCGGTAAAATTGCGGAGATGGCAACTGGTGAAGGTAAAACTTTAGTAGGAACATTACCAATTTACCTTAATGCTCTTCCAGGAAGAGGTGTTCACGTGGTAACGGTAAATGATTACCTAGCAAAACGTGACTCCCTTTGGATGGGACCGATTTATCAATTCCATGGGATGACCATCGATTGTATTGATAACCACCAACCCAACTCTGACGCAAGAAGAAAAGCATACCAATCAAGCATTACTTACGGAACCAATAACGAATTCGGTTTTGACTATTTGAGAGATAACATGGTAACTTCGCCTTCTGAATTAGTTCAGGGTGAATTAAACTTTGCAATCGTTGATGAGGTAGATTCAGTTTTAGTTGATGATGCCAGAACACCGTTGATTATTTCTGGTCCAGTTCCACAAGGAGACAGACAGGAATTTGATACTTTGAAACCATCTGCTGACCGAATCGTAGAAATTCAGAAAAAGACCGTAAGCGCCATCTTCCATGAAGCGAAAAAACTAATCGCTAACGGAAATACAAAAGAAGGAGGATTTAAACTTCTTCAAGCATATAGAGGTTTGCCTAAAAACAGACAGTTGATTAAATATCTTTCTGAAAGTGGTCACAAGTCACTTCTTCAAAAAGTGGAAGGACAATATATGCAGGATAATAACAAAGATATGCCTATCGTTGATAAGGATTTGTACTTTGTTATTGATGAAAAAAACAATCAGATTGATCTTACCGATAAAGGGGTAGAATATATGTCTGCCGGAAATGAGGATAAAGACTTCTTCGTTTTAAATGATATCGGAACAGAAATCGCAGAAATTGAAGCGAAGAACTTAACAAAAGAGGAAGAGTTTGAAGCGAAAGAAAAAGTATTCGGTGAGTTTGCGGTAAAATCTGAAAGAGTTCATACTTTAAGTCAATTGCTAAAAGCATATACTTTATTTGAAAAAGATGATGAGTATGTAGTAATCGATGGTGAGGTGAAAATCGTAGATGAGCAAACTGGTCGTATTATGGAAGGAAGACGTTATTCTGACGGACTTCACCAAGCGATCGAAGCGAAAGAAAATGTAAAAATTGAAGCCGCTACACAAACCTTCGCAACAGTTACTCTTCAGAACTATTTCCGTATGTACAATAAACTGGCAGGAATGACAGGTACAGCAGAAACTGAAGCAGGTGAACTTTGGGAAATTTATAAGTTGGATGTAGTAGTAATTCCTACCAACAGACCAATTCAAAGAGATGACAGACAAGATTTAGTTTACAAAACGAATCGCGAAAAATATAACGCAGTTATTGAGGAAGTTGAAAGATTAACCTCTGCAGGAAGACCAGTTTTGGTTGGAACAACTTCAGTTGAGATTTCTCAATTATTATCGAAAGCGTTACAGTTGAGAAAAATTCAGCATAATGTTTTGAATGCGAAACTTCACGCTAGAGAAGCAGAAATCGTTGCAATGGCTGGAGGTCCGGGAGTTGTAACAATTGCAACGAACATGGCAGGTCGTGGTACGGATATTAAATTGCAAGGCGAGGTTAAGAAAAACGGTGGTTTGGCAATTGTCGGCACTGAAAGACATGACTCGAGACGTGTTGACAGACAGTTAAGAGGTCGTGCTGGAAGACAGGGTGATCCAGGAAGCTCTCAGTTCTATGTTTCTTTGGAAGATAATTTAATGCGTCTTTTCGGATCTGAAAGAATTGCGAAAATGATGGACAGAATGGGTCATAAAGAAGGTGAAGTAATTCAGCACGGAATGATTTCTAAATCTATCGAAAGAGCACAGAAAAAAGTAGAAGAAAATAACTTCGGGATTAGAAAAAAACTTTTGGAATATGACGACGTTATGAACAAACAACGTGACGTTATTTACAAGAGAAGAAAGAACGCATTGTTCGGTGATCACTTGAAATATGATATTTCGAATATGATCTATGATGTATCACAATCGATTGTTACCAAAGGAAAACTAGAAGGCGATTATAAAGAATTCGAATACGAAATCATTAAGTATTTCACGATGGAAGCTCCGGTTACCGAAAGTGAATTCAAAACGAAACAAGTTCCAGAATTAACTGAGATTCTGTTCAAAGCTGCGAGTGAAGACTATAAAATGAAATTGAACTTGCTGAAAGAAAAATCATTCCCAATTATCGAGAATGTATTCCAGAATCAAGGTTCAATGTTCAAAATGATTCAGGTTCCTTTTACGGATGGAATTAAAACAATGACCATTGTTACTGATCTTAAAGAAGCTCACGACACTCAATGTGATTCATTAATCAATGATTTCGAGAAAAATATTTCACTTGCAATTATCGATGAAAACTGGAAATTACACTTAAGAGAAATGGATGATTTAAGACGTTCTTCTCAAGGTGCTGTTTACGAACAGAAAGATCCGTTGGTTATTTACAAACAAGAATCTTTTTATCTTTTCACCGAAATGGTAGAAAGAGTAAACAAAGAAATCGTTTCATTCTTATACAAAGGAGAAATCCCTGCGTAA
- a CDS encoding DUF2795 domain-containing protein, translating into MYWTLELASYLSDAPWPMTKAELIDYAIRTGAPMEVVENLQAIEDEGEIYESIEEVWSDYPTDDDFLWNEDEY; encoded by the coding sequence ATGTATTGGACATTAGAATTAGCTTCTTATTTAAGCGACGCACCTTGGCCTATGACTAAGGCAGAACTTATTGATTATGCAATTAGAACAGGTGCACCAATGGAGGTGGTAGAAAACCTTCAAGCGATCGAGGATGAAGGAGAGATTTACGAGTCTATCGAAGAGGTTTGGAGCGATTATCCAACCGACGACGATTTCCTCTGGAATGAAGATGAATATTAA
- a CDS encoding GDP-mannose 4,6-dehydratase: MNYIVTGGSGFIGSHLVEHLLKNGHSVINIDNFDDFYDYKIKIKNTLESVGETLEFSFHEKELDIKKLIFETSSKNYQLYYQDIRDKKGLKNIFQKHQIDMVIHLAALAGVRPSIEKPLEYEEVNIKGTMNLWELCKEFQIKKFINASSSSVYGNNEKTPFSEEDAVENPISPYAATKKCGEILGHVYHHLYGIDMIHLRFFTVYGPRQRPDLAIHKFTKLISEGQEIPFYGDGSTARDYTFIDDVIEGIHKSMMHIETHDKVYEIINLGESEVINLNEMVETIENELEKKSLKKNLPLQPGDVEKTNANIQKAKTLIGYQPRTHFQNGIKKFVEWFLRNGS; encoded by the coding sequence ATGAATTATATCGTTACAGGCGGCTCCGGTTTTATAGGTTCTCATTTAGTAGAACACTTATTAAAAAATGGACATTCTGTCATTAATATTGACAACTTTGATGATTTTTATGATTATAAGATTAAAATCAAAAACACGCTGGAATCTGTTGGCGAAACACTGGAGTTTTCTTTTCACGAAAAAGAATTAGATATTAAAAAGTTAATTTTTGAAACCTCTTCAAAAAATTATCAACTTTATTATCAGGACATTAGAGATAAGAAAGGTTTGAAAAATATTTTTCAAAAACATCAAATTGATATGGTCATTCATCTCGCTGCTTTAGCGGGAGTTCGTCCTTCAATTGAAAAGCCTTTGGAATATGAAGAAGTGAATATCAAAGGAACAATGAACCTTTGGGAATTGTGTAAAGAATTTCAAATTAAAAAATTCATCAACGCTTCAAGTTCGAGTGTTTACGGCAATAATGAAAAAACGCCTTTTTCAGAAGAGGACGCCGTTGAGAATCCGATCTCACCGTATGCTGCCACGAAGAAGTGTGGTGAAATTCTCGGACATGTTTATCATCATTTGTACGGCATTGATATGATTCATTTACGCTTTTTCACAGTTTACGGACCACGACAAAGACCTGATCTTGCGATTCATAAATTCACAAAATTAATTTCAGAAGGTCAAGAAATCCCTTTCTATGGTGATGGTTCTACGGCTAGAGATTATACTTTCATCGATGATGTCATAGAAGGAATTCACAAATCAATGATGCATATTGAAACCCATGACAAGGTTTATGAAATCATTAATCTGGGTGAAAGTGAAGTCATTAATTTAAATGAAATGGTTGAAACCATTGAAAATGAATTAGAGAAAAAATCGCTGAAAAAAAATCTGCCACTGCAACCGGGCGACGTAGAAAAAACGAATGCGAATATACAGAAAGCCAAAACTTTAATTGGTTATCAGCCAAGAACTCATTTCCAAAATGGCATAAAAAAGTTTGTGGAATGGTTTTTGAGAAATGGTTCTTGA
- a CDS encoding DUF2797 domain-containing protein, with translation MKFSGQILKMATQNGQPIQYFLNLSNDLINMNQLIGKNIKLKHIGYECVSCSNDEKIYRMGFCKKCFFESPFASDSIIRPELSTAHLGIGERDLAVEESIQLKPHIVYLAYTGDVKVGVTRESQIPTRWIDQGATFALQIAKTENRYEAGMIEVAMKEHLNDKTNWRKMLEDDYEDDLDLADFREQVKHHFPEDFKNFYWGDAEVTRLDYPYEAPEKISSFTLDKKPEFEGVLKGIKGQYLSFEGGDFINMRGHEGYVIEMEVNK, from the coding sequence ATGAAATTCTCCGGACAAATTCTTAAAATGGCAACGCAAAACGGCCAGCCAATTCAATATTTTCTTAATCTATCCAATGATTTAATTAATATGAATCAGTTGATTGGTAAGAATATTAAATTGAAACATATTGGTTACGAATGTGTAAGTTGCAGCAACGATGAGAAAATTTATCGAATGGGTTTCTGTAAAAAATGTTTTTTCGAAAGTCCATTTGCAAGCGACTCGATTATTCGTCCAGAATTGTCCACTGCCCATTTAGGAATTGGTGAGCGGGATTTAGCCGTAGAGGAATCAATTCAGTTAAAACCACATATTGTTTATCTGGCTTATACCGGCGATGTAAAAGTGGGAGTGACAAGAGAGTCTCAAATCCCAACAAGATGGATTGATCAGGGAGCAACTTTCGCCCTTCAGATTGCCAAAACAGAAAACCGCTATGAAGCGGGAATGATTGAGGTTGCCATGAAAGAGCATCTTAACGATAAAACCAATTGGCGCAAAATGTTGGAAGATGATTATGAAGACGATTTGGATTTAGCTGATTTCCGCGAGCAGGTAAAACATCACTTTCCGGAAGATTTCAAAAACTTTTATTGGGGAGATGCTGAAGTTACCAGATTAGATTATCCTTATGAAGCTCCAGAAAAAATCTCTTCTTTCACTTTAGATAAAAAACCGGAATTCGAGGGAGTTTTAAAAGGAATTAAAGGGCAGTATCTTTCTTTCGAAGGCGGCGATTTTATTAATATGAGAGGACATGAAGGTTATGTGATTGAGATGGAAGTGAACAAGTAA
- a CDS encoding WG repeat-containing protein, whose product MYKLLILLIIVSCSGNSQKFNEHDIIYKRYDSVTSWNLIQSKKTQKWGFIDNENLIKIPVEYDDLFPFTESNVSYALKNGKYGFINSNNEIVVPFQYQFDNSNRRIYSFGLMAVRENGKFGYVDKAGSLVIPLKYDSGEYFTKNGLAEVSLNKKYGFINRQGQEVIPVIYEMVKSEQLDNLVIVRKNYKWAFFNNEGKQLSDFLYTDVQRAWKNDRTTFFENGPASVKQNGKYSFINKNLKPAFSNMLFDSATSFDSNRNAIVMNKGKFVIVKDNGKIAVPLQYDLVENFNSNGNPNPRFYRFEKGNIQGLFNKNLKKIAESKKDDYSSSFSLQGNYISFENFNGKYGLIDEEGNEKIPFVYDADLYFDRNDFSIAKKNNRFGIIDINNQELIPFNYNEISQIDADENIPLFVV is encoded by the coding sequence ATGTATAAACTGCTGATTTTATTAATTATCGTTTCATGTTCAGGAAATTCGCAAAAATTTAATGAACATGATATTATCTATAAAAGGTATGATTCTGTTACGAGTTGGAATTTAATTCAATCAAAGAAAACTCAAAAATGGGGATTTATCGATAATGAAAATTTAATAAAAATTCCAGTTGAATATGATGATCTTTTTCCGTTTACAGAATCAAATGTTTCTTATGCGCTGAAAAATGGTAAGTATGGATTTATAAATTCAAATAACGAGATAGTTGTACCATTTCAGTATCAATTCGATAATAGTAATAGAAGAATTTATAGCTTTGGCTTAATGGCTGTTAGAGAAAATGGAAAATTTGGCTATGTGGATAAAGCGGGAAGTTTGGTGATTCCATTGAAATACGATTCGGGAGAATATTTTACTAAAAATGGTTTAGCCGAGGTTTCTCTCAATAAAAAATATGGTTTCATTAATAGGCAAGGTCAAGAGGTTATCCCTGTTATTTATGAAATGGTAAAAAGCGAGCAACTGGATAATCTCGTCATCGTTCGTAAAAATTATAAATGGGCATTTTTTAATAATGAAGGAAAACAATTATCAGACTTTCTATACACAGATGTTCAACGAGCCTGGAAAAATGATCGAACTACTTTTTTCGAAAATGGTCCCGCTTCCGTAAAACAAAATGGGAAATATTCCTTCATCAACAAAAACTTAAAACCTGCTTTTTCAAATATGCTTTTTGATTCTGCAACCTCTTTTGATTCCAACAGAAACGCTATTGTAATGAACAAAGGGAAATTTGTAATTGTAAAAGATAATGGTAAAATTGCGGTTCCGCTTCAATATGATTTGGTCGAAAATTTCAATTCTAATGGAAATCCTAATCCGCGATTTTATCGTTTCGAAAAAGGAAATATCCAAGGATTGTTTAATAAGAATTTAAAGAAAATAGCAGAATCTAAAAAAGACGATTATTCCAGTTCATTCTCACTTCAAGGCAATTATATTTCGTTTGAAAATTTTAATGGGAAGTATGGTTTAATTGATGAAGAAGGAAATGAGAAAATTCCATTTGTCTATGATGCAGATTTATATTTCGATAGAAATGATTTTTCAATTGCGAAGAAGAATAATCGATTTGGAATTATAGACATCAATAATCAAGAACTTATTCCTTTTAATTACAATGAGATTTCTCAAATAGATGCAGATGAAAATATTCCTTTGTTTGTGGTTTAA
- a CDS encoding WG repeat-containing protein — MIDHESFKVTIPPIYDQFKYLNGLIFAKKNGKAGIITEQRKILCDFTYDEIYPNASDFYGYSEKEPRIYARKGSSYFQIDAKGKVLKSGLSKKSVIENSQLPKVVHDRVEEPLPPPKPIK, encoded by the coding sequence TTGATTGACCATGAATCTTTTAAGGTAACGATTCCACCGATTTATGATCAGTTCAAATATTTGAATGGCTTAATATTCGCTAAGAAAAATGGCAAAGCGGGAATCATTACTGAACAGAGAAAAATACTATGTGATTTTACTTACGATGAAATTTATCCGAACGCTAGTGATTTTTATGGATACTCTGAAAAGGAGCCAAGGATTTATGCAAGAAAAGGAAGTTCTTATTTTCAGATTGATGCTAAAGGAAAGGTTTTAAAATCAGGTCTAAGTAAAAAATCAGTAATCGAAAATAGTCAACTGCCAAAGGTTGTACATGATCGAGTAGAAGAGCCATTGCCTCCACCGAAACCGATTAAATAA
- a CDS encoding DUF3127 domain-containing protein — translation MELQGTVKKITEVQTFASGFQKREMVLTTEEQYPQPINIEFLQEKGDLLNQLKEGDKVKVSINIRGREWTSPQGEVKYFNSITGWKVENVESAGGFEPTQATPSATKPAEGKGVFEEDEDDLPF, via the coding sequence ATGGAATTACAAGGAACAGTAAAGAAAATAACTGAAGTTCAGACATTTGCGAGCGGATTTCAGAAAAGAGAAATGGTTTTAACAACCGAAGAACAGTATCCACAACCAATTAATATCGAATTTCTGCAAGAGAAAGGAGATTTGCTTAATCAACTAAAAGAAGGTGATAAAGTGAAAGTTTCTATCAATATTAGAGGTAGAGAATGGACTTCACCACAAGGAGAAGTGAAATATTTCAACTCAATCACTGGTTGGAAAGTTGAAAATGTAGAATCTGCTGGCGGTTTTGAACCAACTCAAGCGACTCCATCTGCAACTAAACCAGCAGAAGGAAAAGGCGTTTTTGAAGAAGACGAAGACGATTTACCTTTCTAA
- the aat gene encoding leucyl/phenylalanyl-tRNA--protein transferase, producing MILLDPTEISFPDPALLESESGVMAMGGDLSPERLYFAYQLGLFPWYNPGEEILWWCPDPRFVLFPKDLKVSKSMRKILRDAVFTFTENKCFREVMEECKNTFRKDQDGTWISDELINSFVILQKNGIAKSIEVWQDEQLVGGFYGVQIGKVFCGESMFAKVSNASKAGFIHFIQSQKDNLELIDCQIHSEHLESLGATMISKKDYLNILKNNNDES from the coding sequence ATGATTCTCCTGGACCCCACTGAAATCTCCTTTCCTGATCCCGCATTGTTGGAATCAGAATCTGGTGTCATGGCAATGGGTGGAGATTTGTCTCCTGAAAGATTATATTTCGCCTATCAACTTGGATTATTTCCGTGGTATAATCCAGGTGAAGAAATTCTTTGGTGGTGTCCCGATCCAAGATTTGTGCTTTTTCCGAAAGATTTGAAAGTTTCTAAATCGATGAGAAAGATACTCCGCGATGCGGTTTTTACTTTTACCGAAAATAAATGTTTTCGTGAAGTCATGGAAGAATGTAAAAATACTTTTAGAAAAGACCAGGATGGAACCTGGATTTCCGACGAACTCATCAATTCATTTGTCATCCTTCAGAAAAATGGAATTGCAAAAAGTATCGAAGTCTGGCAAGACGAGCAATTAGTCGGTGGATTCTATGGCGTTCAAATCGGAAAAGTTTTCTGTGGCGAAAGTATGTTTGCAAAAGTGAGCAACGCTTCAAAAGCGGGATTTATTCATTTTATCCAAAGTCAAAAAGATAACTTAGAGTTAATTGATTGTCAAATTCATTCTGAACATCTGGAAAGTTTGGGTGCAACCATGATTTCAAAAAAGGACTATTTAAACATTCTAAAAAATAATAACGATGAATCCTGA
- a CDS encoding DMT family transporter, whose amino-acid sequence MNPDKEKWVLLIVLSIIWGSSFILIKKSLEHFNPYEVGALRVLIAGILLLPLAISNIKKFPRKHLKWLILAALTGNFIPMFLFPIAETAVSSSIAGIVNSMMPIFVIIVGFLFWKFSTTKRQLVGVAISFSGACILALSGGEGGELKLIPIVLLLVATLGYAISMTTVKSKLHEIPAKILSAFVFSFVLIVPSLIALVFAGFFNDLHPNKDLFVGLGFVSLLSIFGTGLAMMLNYRLLSISTPLFASTVTLLMPVVAVIWGMLDGEKLTPMQFVGAFIILAGLIFLRAKVAKKEKPQDSKALRF is encoded by the coding sequence ATGAATCCTGACAAAGAAAAATGGGTTTTGCTGATAGTACTCTCCATTATTTGGGGTTCTTCATTTATACTTATTAAAAAATCACTGGAGCACTTCAATCCGTATGAAGTCGGTGCTTTACGCGTTTTAATTGCTGGAATTCTTTTACTTCCACTCGCAATTAGCAATATTAAAAAATTCCCCAGAAAACATTTAAAGTGGCTCATCCTTGCCGCTTTAACTGGAAATTTTATTCCCATGTTTTTATTTCCGATTGCCGAAACTGCTGTCAGCAGTAGTATTGCGGGAATTGTAAATTCAATGATGCCGATTTTTGTCATTATTGTCGGATTTCTATTTTGGAAATTTTCTACCACGAAAAGACAATTGGTTGGAGTAGCGATTAGTTTTTCCGGTGCGTGTATTTTAGCACTTTCTGGTGGTGAAGGCGGAGAACTGAAATTAATTCCCATTGTTTTGCTTTTGGTTGCGACTTTAGGATATGCGATTTCAATGACGACCGTGAAATCTAAACTGCACGAAATTCCAGCGAAAATTCTATCGGCGTTCGTCTTTTCTTTCGTGTTAATTGTTCCGTCGCTTATTGCATTGGTGTTTGCCGGATTCTTTAATGATCTTCATCCTAACAAAGATTTGTTCGTTGGATTGGGCTTTGTAAGTTTATTATCCATCTTCGGAACTGGATTAGCGATGATGTTGAATTATCGTTTACTTAGTATTTCAACGCCTTTATTTGCGTCGACAGTGACATTGTTAATGCCAGTAGTTGCGGTAATATGGGGAATGCTGGACGGTGAGAAACTAACACCGATGCAGTTTGTAGGAGCCTTTATTATTCTTGCGGGACTGATTTTCTTAAGAGCGAAAGTTGCTAAAAAAGAAAAACCGCAAGACTCGAAAGCGCTGCGGTTTTAA
- a CDS encoding CBS domain-containing protein, translating to MFIKDYISKDYPAFNTSDSIEEANEVAKEFGYSHVFIKKKGFYQGALSQQFLEESAEGTLATLEQHYEKFALLDDGNVLDSIKLFHTFNSNVVPIINKLEKYQGYLSCDDVFCEFAKYPLFSENGALLVVQINKRSYSMTDVCKIVESNNGRIYGCYISAYEDDDVQITVKISSENLSSIDETFERYGYNVVHKYYDDEKEELLKDRFGFFQKYMEF from the coding sequence ATGTTTATCAAAGATTACATTTCTAAAGATTATCCTGCGTTCAATACCAGTGATTCGATTGAAGAGGCAAATGAAGTCGCTAAAGAATTTGGCTATTCCCACGTCTTTATCAAGAAGAAAGGTTTTTACCAAGGAGCGCTCAGTCAGCAATTTTTGGAGGAAAGTGCCGAAGGAACATTGGCCACATTAGAACAGCATTATGAAAAATTCGCTTTGCTTGATGATGGGAATGTCTTAGATTCAATTAAACTTTTTCATACTTTCAACAGCAACGTCGTTCCGATTATTAATAAATTAGAGAAATATCAAGGATATCTTTCTTGTGACGATGTGTTCTGTGAGTTTGCGAAATATCCTTTATTCTCTGAGAACGGAGCCTTGCTCGTTGTACAAATTAACAAAAGAAGTTATTCAATGACTGATGTCTGTAAAATTGTAGAATCGAATAATGGTAGAATTTATGGCTGTTACATCAGTGCCTACGAGGACGACGATGTACAGATTACCGTAAAGATCAGCAGCGAAAATTTAAGTTCGATAGACGAAACTTTTGAACGGTATGGATACAATGTAGTTCATAAATATTACGATGACGAAAAGGAAGAGCTGTTGAAAGACCGTTTCGGATTTTTTCAAAAATATATGGAATTTTAA
- a CDS encoding NAD kinase: MKAAIYSQKNDLDTFLYLSKFVSELDKRGVQAILYEEMANAMQFSKIFETFAGKEDLKQKKVDLFFTFGGDGTIVNSLLFVQDLEIPVVGVNTGRLGFLASFTKEEVFLELDGIIKGDMKISERSVIEIISPNNSMFFPFALNDLTISRKETTAMITVESYINGEFLNTFWGDGIIISTPTGSTAYSLSCGGPIITPNNDTFVITPIAPHNLNVRPLIVNDNVEIRLKVKSRVPQYSLSLDSRLFHMETDVEIILRKAHFKILLIHPTNLSFYETIRQKLLWGNDKRN; this comes from the coding sequence ATGAAAGCAGCTATTTATTCTCAGAAAAATGATCTTGATACGTTTTTGTATTTGAGCAAATTTGTATCTGAACTCGATAAAAGAGGCGTTCAGGCAATACTTTATGAGGAAATGGCAAATGCAATGCAATTTTCTAAAATCTTTGAAACTTTTGCTGGAAAAGAAGATTTGAAGCAGAAAAAAGTCGATTTGTTTTTTACTTTCGGTGGAGATGGAACGATTGTTAACTCACTTCTTTTTGTTCAGGATTTAGAAATTCCTGTGGTCGGAGTGAATACGGGAAGACTTGGTTTCCTGGCAAGTTTTACAAAAGAAGAAGTTTTTTTGGAACTTGATGGAATCATTAAAGGAGACATGAAAATCAGCGAGCGTTCCGTGATTGAAATCATCTCGCCGAATAATTCGATGTTTTTTCCTTTCGCCTTAAACGATTTAACGATTTCCCGAAAAGAAACTACTGCAATGATTACAGTGGAATCTTATATTAATGGAGAATTCCTTAATACTTTTTGGGGCGATGGAATTATTATTTCTACGCCAACAGGTTCTACCGCCTATTCATTAAGTTGTGGTGGACCGATTATTACTCCGAACAACGATACCTTTGTTATCACGCCAATTGCGCCTCATAATTTGAATGTTCGTCCATTAATTGTTAATGATAATGTCGAAATTCGTTTAAAGGTAAAAAGCCGCGTTCCACAATATTCACTATCACTCGATTCTCGATTATTCCACATGGAAACCGATGTCGAAATCATCTTGCGAAAAGCACATTTCAAAATACTGTTGATTCATCCTACCAACCTAAGTTTCTACGAAACAATCCGTCAGAAACTGCTTTGGGGTAATGATAAAAGAAACTAA